The nucleotide sequence GGACCTCGTCGCCGGGCTCGATCTCGAACCCGCCATCGAGCGTCACATGCGCGTGCAGGCTCTCCGGCGTCTGCTCGATCTCGACGGTGCAGGGCACCTCGACGACCGTCTTGCCGATCCAGGCCATGTCCGCCCCCTCTCCCATCACCGCAGCTCTGTGCCGGGCAGCAGGCGGGCGAACGCCTTCGCGTTCGAAGGACCGAAGGCCAGCAGCGGCACTTGCCGCCCGGTGGCCCCATCCTCCAACGACAACGTCCCGTTGTCGAATCGCGTGAGGGTGAAGGGCGGCTCGCGGCTCTGGCCCTCGCGCTGCCGGGCCTGGGCGAGCCCGCGCAGGGTCCCGCGGATGAAACCGTCCTGCCCCGGCTCGATCCGGGCGACCAGCGTTCCGCGTTCGGCGCTGCGCAGATCGATGGCGCCGTCCGGTTGGTCCTCGGCGTGGAAGGCCAGAGTCTGGATCGGGCGGGCCGGACGCTCCTCCGGCACCGGCTCCTGCCCGCGGCCGAGGGCCACTGCGGTCAGAGCCACCCCGAGCAGGGCCGCGACGGCCAGCAGCGCCGGCCGCTGAGACGGCGGTTTCTCCGGTTGTCTGCGGAAGTTCAGCTCGACGGGCATTGATCCCTCCCCTGGCTACCGCGCTCCGGCGGCGGCGAGACCGCCGGATGTAGCGCTCGCCCGACCGGTGACGGTGGCGGGCTCACCGGTGCGCGCCGGGTCTTTGGCCAGACCGCCGGCCTGCGCCGCAAGCGCGGGCGCGAGCAGGGCCGCTACGCTCCGGGCATCGGGCACGGAGCGCAGCATCGGCTCCGGGCGGCTCACCCGCCAGGGGCGGGCATGCGGCCACAGATGGAGGTAAGCGACCCGCTCGCCGGGCGGCAAAAGCAGCGGAATGTCACCGCTGCCGTCCGAGAACAGTCTCAAATCCGCCGACTCGATCCGGGCCAGCGGCAGGTTGAGGGTGATCGGGAGAGCGATGCCGACATGCAGCACCATGCGCCGATCGGTGAGCGTGTAGACCGTGGTGCGATGGACGAGCCATGCGAGGAAGGTCAGCAGCCCGAGAGCCAGGAGACCGATCAGCAGGGTCGTACCGGCCACGGTGAGTGCGCGCGCCGGCCCAGCGGTCGCGGTGGCGCCGACCGCCAGCATCGTGGCGGTGCCGGCAAACCACGCCATGACGAGCCGGGCGTGGAAGGCGCGTAGCAGCACGCCGGAAAGCGTCGGGGCGCCGCGCCACAGGATGCGCTCCCCCGGCGGGAGCGGACCGGGCAGGCCGCGCAGCGTCCCCTCGGGCAGGAAATCCGACTCGCTCATAGGATCGGCCCTCAGAGAATGGGTTCAGAGTATCGGTTCTTGGCGGGCGGGCGAGGCGTAGAGGGTGCCGGCGCCGAAGTACGCCATGATCCGTTCCTCCTCGAGCAGGGTGACGGAGTCCGGATCCTTGATGCCGGGGATGTCGGCGAACTGCGCCGCCAGCAGCGCCTCGGTCTTCACCGTGCGGGAGAAGCGGCCGGTGGTGCAGAAGGTCACCGGCATCAGCACCCGGCGCCCGCCCGTGCCAAGTTCCACCTCGTAGTAGCGCACGAAGGATTCGCCGCGATCGACCCAGAGATCGACCACGGTGCCGGCGACCTGCCGGTCGGCACCGAAGACCGGCATGCCGATCGGGTTCGGTCCGTCTTCGTGGACGACGAAGGCGTCGGCGACGCGCAGGGGGACGATGCGGTATTGCGCGTCCCAGGTCCGGTCGTGCTCGTCGTGGCGCGGCACCCAGGAGCCGGGGCCGACGCCGGCCTGCAGCGAGGTGTCGGTGCGGAAGTAGGGGGCGCCGGGGAAGACCTCGCGGCGGGCGCTCGGCACGTTCGCGTCATAGGCGACATTGGTCTGCGGCGCGTACATCGTGTGGCCGCTCGACAGGTGGAACGCCTTCGGCGTCGGGATCAGAATCGGGTCGGGGCTCTTCAGGCGGCCGGCGGCCTCGTTCTCGAGCGGGTAGCCCTCGCGCCGATCCTCGCGGCGCAGGTAGAAGACGAGGCCCGCAAAGAAGATCCAGAACGCGTAGAGCGTGACCTGAGCGACGTCGATGTAACCGGTGATCTCGCCTCTGGGCATGGCAGGCCTCCGATCAGGTGGGACGGTTGACGAGAGGGTCGAACGAACCGGATCGCCGCTCGCCCGGATGGCTGGAATGGGAAGCGTCCGCGCGCACAAGCGGGCCGAGCGCGACCAGTGTCGCGAACAGCAGCGCGATCTCGACGTGGTAGACGATGAGGTAGCCGATGGCCGGCTCTTTCATGCCCTCGCCGAGGGCACCCGACTGCGCCACTGCGGCGCCGAGATCGCGCAGGATGCCGCTGGCGGCGATGGCGAGGCCGGCGGCGGTGGCCTGCGCCGCGCCCCAGGCGCCGAGCGCGAGGCCGGTATCCTCCGGCCCGGCCTTGGCCATGGAGGCGGTGAGCGTGCCGTGGGCGAACAGCCCGCCGCCGATGCCGATCAGGGTGACGCCCGCCGCGAACAGACGGGCCGAGGCGAGCGGTGCGGCGAAGATCACCGCCGAGAAGGCGGCGATGCCGATCACCGCGCCCGTCGCCGCGACCCGGTAGGGATCGCCGCCGCGGTTGAGCCAGCGTGCCGCCGCGATCAGCCCGAGCCCGCCACCCGCCGCCAGCATTGCGGTGAGTGCTGTGGTCTGCGCCACGGTGAGACCCAGGATCTGACCGCCATAGGGTTCGAGCAGGATGTCCTGCATCGAGAACGCCGCGGTGCCGAGCGCGATCGCCGCCAACCGCCGCCGCGCGGTGCCCTCCCCGGCATAGCCGCGCCAGGATTGGGCGAAGCTCGGCCGCAGCAGCGCCCGGTCGGTGCGGTGCGGATCGCGCGGCTCCTGCTTCCATAGGGCGACGCCGTTGAGCACGATCGTGATCAGCGCCGCGCCCTGGATCACCTGGATCAGGCGGACGGCCGAGAAGTTCGCCAGCGCCAGCCCGAACAGCACGGCGCTGCCCATCATGCCGGCGAGCAGCATGGCGCAGAGGAGCGCCACCACCTTCGGGCGGGCCTGCGCAGGGGCGAGGTCGGTCGCCAGCGCCAACCCGACGGTCTGCGTGGTGTGGAGCCCCGCGCCGACGAGCAGGAAGGCGAGCGCGGCGGCCACGTGCCCGACCCAGAGCGGGCCGGTGGTGTCGCCCGACAGGATCAGCAGGGCGAACGGCATGATCGCCAGTCCGCCGAATTGCAGCAGCGTGCCGAACCAGATGTAGGGCACCCGCCGCCACCCGAGCACCGAGCGGT is from Methylorubrum sp. B1-46 and encodes:
- the puhC gene encoding photosynthetic complex assembly protein PuhC, with the translated sequence MPVELNFRRQPEKPPSQRPALLAVAALLGVALTAVALGRGQEPVPEERPARPIQTLAFHAEDQPDGAIDLRSAERGTLVARIEPGQDGFIRGTLRGLAQARQREGQSREPPFTLTRFDNGTLSLEDGATGRQVPLLAFGPSNAKAFARLLPGTELR
- the puhB gene encoding photosynthetic complex putative assembly protein PuhB, producing MSESDFLPEGTLRGLPGPLPPGERILWRGAPTLSGVLLRAFHARLVMAWFAGTATMLAVGATATAGPARALTVAGTTLLIGLLALGLLTFLAWLVHRTTVYTLTDRRMVLHVGIALPITLNLPLARIESADLRLFSDGSGDIPLLLPPGERVAYLHLWPHARPWRVSRPEPMLRSVPDARSVAALLAPALAAQAGGLAKDPARTGEPATVTGRASATSGGLAAAGAR
- the puhA gene encoding photosynthetic reaction center subunit H, translating into MPRGEITGYIDVAQVTLYAFWIFFAGLVFYLRREDRREGYPLENEAAGRLKSPDPILIPTPKAFHLSSGHTMYAPQTNVAYDANVPSARREVFPGAPYFRTDTSLQAGVGPGSWVPRHDEHDRTWDAQYRIVPLRVADAFVVHEDGPNPIGMPVFGADRQVAGTVVDLWVDRGESFVRYYEVELGTGGRRVLMPVTFCTTGRFSRTVKTEALLAAQFADIPGIKDPDSVTLLEEERIMAYFGAGTLYASPARQEPIL
- a CDS encoding BCD family MFS transporter produces the protein MRSGLAITQALLRLGPAILPFADAATKELPLGRLMRLALFQVTVGMAAVLLIGTLNRVMIVELAVPAWIVAVMLSLPLLFAPLRALVGFRSDTHRSVLGWRRVPYIWFGTLLQFGGLAIMPFALLILSGDTTGPLWVGHVAAALAFLLVGAGLHTTQTVGLALATDLAPAQARPKVVALLCAMLLAGMMGSAVLFGLALANFSAVRLIQVIQGAALITIVLNGVALWKQEPRDPHRTDRALLRPSFAQSWRGYAGEGTARRRLAAIALGTAAFSMQDILLEPYGGQILGLTVAQTTALTAMLAAGGGLGLIAAARWLNRGGDPYRVAATGAVIGIAAFSAVIFAAPLASARLFAAGVTLIGIGGGLFAHGTLTASMAKAGPEDTGLALGAWGAAQATAAGLAIAASGILRDLGAAVAQSGALGEGMKEPAIGYLIVYHVEIALLFATLVALGPLVRADASHSSHPGERRSGSFDPLVNRPT